One Gossypium hirsutum isolate 1008001.06 chromosome A11, Gossypium_hirsutum_v2.1, whole genome shotgun sequence genomic window carries:
- the LOC121209464 gene encoding myosin heavy chain, clone 203-like, whose protein sequence is MKKFTANPMTTSEYDRWWNQRLNDNIPISDQGNPQSIEEHLKVIPSELEIIRQDFERKSLELEKRIEQLEKEKIQLGLDVDVQKLEAEKLRKRKNKAEEDLDSLKTDYKKLRRSMRTAGLGKTSEQWRHEVKEEQSKANQWEEKFRDAQAREGALKRSLVESQNEKEGLKTRVSELERSLYQYRSRNSVIELKASQNRIEELKENIEELKTVLQNCELQIELHEVNNERWKEQLHQSQDQIRSRDYVMGEDLTQVREVADHLQTLAVQADVLSLKYESESDRGRKLAWFLRQVKALSIRAKPYM, encoded by the coding sequence ATGAAAAAATTTACTGCCAATCCAATGACTACTTCTGAGTACGACCGATGGTGGAATCAGAGACTTAACGACAACATCCCTATATCAGATCAAGGGAATCCTCAGTCGATAGAAGAGCACTTGAAAGTAATCCCCTCTGAGCTAGAAATCATCAGGCAAGATTTTGAGAGAAAGAGTCTGGAGCTAGAAAAAAGGATCGAGCagttggaaaaagaaaagatacAGTTAGGGTTAGATGTCGATGTCCAGAAACTAGAAGCTGAAAAACtcagaaaaaggaaaaacaaggctgaagaggacttggacagtttgaaaacggactataagaagctgcgcagatcaatgagaactgctgggttaggaaaaacatccgaacAATGGCGACATGAAGTTAAAGAAGAACAAAGCAAAGCCAACCAGTGGGAAGAAAAATTTCGCGATGCTCAAGCTCGAGAAGGTGCTCTGAAAAGAAGTTTGGTAGAAAGCCAGAATGAGAAAGAAGGGTTAAAGACCCGGGTATCAGAGTTAGAGAGGTCATTGTATCAGTATCGCTCGCGTAACTCTGTAATCGAGTTGAAAGCTAGTCAGAAcagaattgaagaattaaaagagaatatagaaGAACTTAAAACAGTGCTGCAAAATTGTGAACTTCAGATAGAACTTCACGAGGTAAATAACGAGCGATGGAAGGAGCAACTTCATCAATCTCAAGACCAAATCAGGAGCAGGGACTATGTCATGGGTGAAGATTTGACTCAAGTTCGAGAAGTGGCTGACCacttgcaaacattagcagtacaAGCCGATGTGCTGAGTTTAAAATACGAGTCAGAATCAGACCGAGGCCGAAAGCTAGCTTGGTTTCTTAGGCAGGTCAAGGCCTTAAGTATCAGGGCCAAGccttatatgtaa